Proteins from a single region of Apium graveolens cultivar Ventura chromosome 7, ASM990537v1, whole genome shotgun sequence:
- the LOC141671356 gene encoding uncharacterized protein LOC141671356 isoform X2, whose product MSADYYKILQVDKNATDEDLKKSYKKLAMKWHPDKNRNKQNDAESKFKQINEAYEVLSDPQKRALYDQYGEEGLKGQVPQSESGGPGGATFYQTGDGPNAFRFNPRNANDIFAEFFGNSNTFGSMGGMGGMGGGMGGMGGMGGPASMRSGGPRFSSGLFGDDMFTSFGGSRPMSSGPRKAPPVENRLPCTLEELFKGTTKKMKISREIADASGPCRWKRF is encoded by the exons ATGAGTGCGGATTACTACAAGATATTACAGGTTGATAAAAATGCAACAGATGAAGATTTGAAGAAATCTTATAAAAAACTGGCCATGAAATGGCACCCTGATAAGAATCGCAACAAACAAAACGATGCCGAATCCAAATTTAAACAAATCAATGAAGCCTATGAG GTTTTGAGTGATCCTCAAAAAAGAGCGTTGTACGATCAATATGGCGAAGAAGGTCTAAAAGGCCAAGTGCCACAATCAGAAAGCGGAGGGCCTGGCGGGGCAACATTTTATCAGACAGGGGATGGACCAAATGCGTTTAGATTCAATCCTAGAAATGCTAATGACATTTTTGCCGAGTTTTTTGGTAACTCAAACACTTTCGGAAGTATGGGAGGCATGGGTGGTATGGGAGGAGGTATGGGGGGTATGGGAGGCATGGGGGGTCCTGCCTCTATGAGAAGCGGAGGTCCAAGGTTTTCGAGTGGATTGTTTGGGGACGATATGTTTACTTCATTTGGAGGAAGTAGACCAATGAGCTCAGGCCCTCGGAAGGCTCCTCCAGTCGAGAATAGATTGCCTTGTACCCTAGAAGAACTTTTTAAGGGAACAACCAAAAAGATGAAGATCTCAAGGGAAATAGCTGATGCTAGCGG ACCTTGCCGGTGG
- the LOC141671356 gene encoding uncharacterized protein LOC141671356 isoform X3, protein MSADYYKILQVDKNATDEDLKKSYKKLAMKWHPDKNRNKQNDAESKFKQINEAYEVLSDPQKRALYDQYGEEGLKGQVPQSESGGPGGATFYQTGDGPNAFRFNPRNANDIFAEFFGNSNTFGSMGGMGGMGGGMGGMGGMGGPASMRSGGPRFSSGLFGDDMFTSFGGSRPMSSGPRKAPPVENRLPCTLEELFKGTTKKMKISREIADASGNC, encoded by the exons ATGAGTGCGGATTACTACAAGATATTACAGGTTGATAAAAATGCAACAGATGAAGATTTGAAGAAATCTTATAAAAAACTGGCCATGAAATGGCACCCTGATAAGAATCGCAACAAACAAAACGATGCCGAATCCAAATTTAAACAAATCAATGAAGCCTATGAG GTTTTGAGTGATCCTCAAAAAAGAGCGTTGTACGATCAATATGGCGAAGAAGGTCTAAAAGGCCAAGTGCCACAATCAGAAAGCGGAGGGCCTGGCGGGGCAACATTTTATCAGACAGGGGATGGACCAAATGCGTTTAGATTCAATCCTAGAAATGCTAATGACATTTTTGCCGAGTTTTTTGGTAACTCAAACACTTTCGGAAGTATGGGAGGCATGGGTGGTATGGGAGGAGGTATGGGGGGTATGGGAGGCATGGGGGGTCCTGCCTCTATGAGAAGCGGAGGTCCAAGGTTTTCGAGTGGATTGTTTGGGGACGATATGTTTACTTCATTTGGAGGAAGTAGACCAATGAGCTCAGGCCCTCGGAAGGCTCCTCCAGTCGAGAATAGATTGCCTTGTACCCTAGAAGAACTTTTTAAGGGAACAACCAAAAAGATGAAGATCTCAAGGGAAATAGCTGATGCTAGCGG CAATTGTTGA